In one Niallia taxi genomic region, the following are encoded:
- a CDS encoding response regulator, with translation MKVLIVDDEKHVREGIRLLANWEENNIEEIYEASNGEDAIQLIERYKPELIFSDMKMPKMDGTKLLEWIKENRPTSKTVVITGYDDYDYMRKAIHFNSFDYLLKPVDPEILNNTLKNAVEKWNEEELDRKKKLNFDQLINKMKPAYRDRKLTHFLTSRSVNEEVFREFQFYLASEYRVAVMFLTEKTIENFNKDRELAYFSILNIISEALNEKRAGIAFRYLANKGEIAIILWNKAEDVDRQLTEIYQKIRATFNISCPIAVGGPVSELAKLMDSYELGKEQLLSMNVLEKRETRVYIKPVLPKLEWKSLMKHNTAIKMAMQTGEIGAFTDIIQQIENEFTENGFLSWKQLLHFEKEYRIVGERWYKHFQIPLPSAWDSASNRMDAFFEPEGSFLLEEYKAYIKRDIAVFLKKVKRAAASKESSIIYEIEKYVIANFNRDVKLQELSEQFYISREYISRKFKKEFHVTITDYLTKIRVEKAKSLLVNSSLKIYEIANLIGYQDDKYFRKLFKKTVGVTPNEYRDSKISG, from the coding sequence ATGAAGGTTTTAATCGTTGATGACGAAAAGCATGTAAGGGAAGGCATTCGGCTGCTTGCGAATTGGGAAGAAAATAATATAGAAGAGATTTATGAGGCGAGCAATGGGGAAGATGCGATACAGCTCATTGAGCGTTATAAGCCAGAATTAATTTTCTCTGATATGAAGATGCCGAAAATGGACGGAACAAAATTGCTTGAATGGATTAAGGAAAATAGACCGACAAGCAAAACGGTTGTTATCACAGGTTATGATGACTATGATTATATGCGTAAGGCGATTCATTTCAACAGCTTTGATTATCTATTAAAACCAGTTGATCCTGAAATCTTGAATAATACCCTTAAAAATGCAGTGGAAAAGTGGAATGAAGAGGAGTTAGATAGAAAAAAGAAGCTGAACTTTGACCAGCTTATTAATAAGATGAAGCCTGCATACCGGGACAGAAAACTAACCCATTTTTTAACAAGTAGATCAGTTAACGAAGAGGTTTTTCGCGAATTCCAATTCTATTTAGCAAGTGAATACAGGGTTGCTGTTATGTTCTTAACGGAAAAAACAATTGAGAATTTCAATAAGGACAGGGAATTAGCTTATTTTTCGATCCTGAATATTATAAGTGAAGCCTTAAATGAAAAAAGAGCCGGCATTGCGTTCCGCTATTTAGCGAATAAAGGAGAAATCGCTATTATCCTTTGGAATAAGGCAGAGGATGTGGACAGGCAACTGACAGAAATCTATCAAAAAATCCGCGCAACCTTTAATATTTCCTGTCCGATAGCGGTTGGCGGACCTGTAAGTGAGCTTGCAAAGCTAATGGACTCTTATGAATTGGGAAAAGAGCAGCTTTTATCTATGAATGTTCTTGAAAAACGGGAAACAAGAGTTTATATTAAACCAGTTTTGCCTAAGCTAGAGTGGAAAAGCTTAATGAAACACAACACAGCGATCAAGATGGCCATGCAAACAGGAGAAATTGGCGCATTTACAGACATTATTCAGCAAATAGAAAATGAATTTACAGAGAACGGCTTTTTATCATGGAAACAGCTATTGCATTTTGAAAAGGAATATCGGATTGTTGGAGAACGGTGGTATAAGCACTTCCAAATTCCTCTTCCGAGTGCATGGGATAGTGCCTCCAATAGAATGGATGCCTTTTTTGAACCTGAGGGCAGTTTTCTTCTTGAGGAATATAAGGCTTATATAAAAAGAGATATAGCTGTGTTTTTGAAAAAGGTGAAAAGAGCAGCTGCCAGCAAAGAGAGTAGCATTATTTATGAAATTGAAAAATATGTTATTGCAAATTTTAACAGAGACGTTAAATTGCAGGAGCTTTCAGAACAGTTTTATATTAGCAGAGAATATATTTCGCGTAAGTTCAAAAAAGAATTTCATGTCACGATTACTGACTATTTAACTAAGATAAGAGTGGAAAAGGCTAAATCCCTGCTTGTGAACAGCTCGCTGAAAATTTATGAGATTGCTAATCTGATAGGATATCAGGATGATAAGTATTTCCGGAAGCTGTTTAAGAAAACAGTTGGTGTTACCCCAAATGAATATAGAGATTCAAAGATTAGCGGATAG